In bacterium, the DNA window AAATTCACAATCTCATCTTCCGGAATTTTATCAAGGTATTTAACAAGAGCTCTTAAACTATTCCCGTGAGCGGCTATCAAAACTTTTTTTCCTTCTCTTATCGTCGGCACAATTTCGTCATGCCATACCGGAAGGAACCTGTCTACAGTATCTTTAAGGCACTCGGTTAAAGGCAGTTCGCCTTCTTTCAGGGTTTTATACCTGATATCCTTGCCGGGGTATCTGTCGTCGCTTTTTTCCAGGGCGGGAGGCCTGATATCATAACTTCTCCGCCATATTTTTACCTGTTCCTGGCCAAACTTTTTCGCCGTCTCGGATTTGTTTAATCCCTGCAGAGCGCCGTAATGTCTTTCATTAAGCCGCCACGACCTGATGACAGGTATCCACTCCATGTTCATTTCTTCAAGCGCCACCCATAAAGTTTTTATCGCCCGTTTCAAAACAGACGTGAATGCTATATCAAAGAAATAACCGCCGGTTTTGAGGACATGTCCGGCTTTCCTTGCTTCTTCCTCTCCCCTGTCCGACAACCCCACATCTGTCCATCCGGTGAATCTGTTTTCTTTATTCCACACGCTTTCACCATGGCGCAAAAGAACTATCTTGTACATCATCGATCTCCTTCCGGTTTAATAAAAGTTAGGCTTTGATGCATAAAACGGCAGTTTTAAGATACTATAAAATATCAAAACTTAACTCAATACTATTTTTCACGCTGGAAATCATCAATCAATCTGGTCAGAAAATGTTTGAAGAAATTCAAGAGCATCGGATTCGGAGTGAAAAATATCAAATATCTTATCTAATTCAGTTATTGAAAAAAGCCTCGCTATGTTCCCGGACAGGCAGCACAGGCAAGCTTTGCCTTTAACCTGATACAAAGATTTTTTCATCGCAATTAACACGCTGAGGAAAGAACTGGACATATATTCAATGCCGGCAAAGTTAATTAATATAATCCGGCCTCCTCCGGTGATCACAGATAAAATATAAGATTTAATCTGGTCAATTATCAAAATATCCGTTAATTTTTCTATTGTAAAATACAATATCCGGATATTTCCCTTTTCTTCAACGATAATCGGAAGTTCTTCCATAAAAATAATATATTATTAAAACAGCCCTGTTGCAAGAAAAGAAATATTCCGTCATTCCCCGCAGCATTTGACCATAAAAGATTTCT includes these proteins:
- a CDS encoding STAS domain-containing protein; this translates as MEELPIIVEEKGNIRILYFTIEKLTDILIIDQIKSYILSVITGGGRIILINFAGIEYMSSSFLSVLIAMKKSLYQVKGKACLCCLSGNIARLFSITELDKIFDIFHSESDALEFLQTFSDQID
- the gpmA gene encoding 2,3-diphosphoglycerate-dependent phosphoglycerate mutase, which translates into the protein MYKIVLLRHGESVWNKENRFTGWTDVGLSDRGEEEARKAGHVLKTGGYFFDIAFTSVLKRAIKTLWVALEEMNMEWIPVIRSWRLNERHYGALQGLNKSETAKKFGQEQVKIWRRSYDIRPPALEKSDDRYPGKDIRYKTLKEGELPLTECLKDTVDRFLPVWHDEIVPTIREGKKVLIAAHGNSLRALVKYLDKIPEDEIVNLNIPTGIPLVYELDADLNPIKHYYMGDEEEIKKAAEAVKNQGKA